A genomic region of Fodinisporobacter ferrooxydans contains the following coding sequences:
- a CDS encoding precorrin-2 dehydrogenase/sirohydrochlorin ferrochelatase family protein, producing the protein MYGVFLNVSGVRCMIVGGGRVAERKASALLVSGANLTIISPVLSKSLEAWKAEGKFHHINRPYQRGDVASYSLVFAATDDLAVNTSVYEDCHARGIWVNVADQPDLCSFYVPATICRGDLTLAISTNGANPSLAKAIRLSLEEAFGEEFALFLTMMRQVRNEIKNKIADPDERTEFYRNLLQSDILKDLAHQDLSFAWQTFATKIKEWEAHERTACRNSSKPVGIDTDQLGLSTDPTHTQ; encoded by the coding sequence ATGTATGGGGTATTTTTAAACGTATCTGGAGTACGATGCATGATTGTCGGCGGCGGACGTGTAGCGGAACGCAAAGCGTCCGCATTACTTGTTTCAGGGGCGAATCTTACCATTATCAGCCCTGTGCTCTCGAAGTCGCTGGAAGCTTGGAAAGCGGAAGGAAAATTCCATCATATCAATCGTCCCTATCAAAGGGGCGATGTCGCGTCTTACAGTCTTGTGTTTGCAGCAACGGATGACTTGGCAGTGAATACATCCGTTTATGAAGATTGCCATGCTCGCGGCATCTGGGTGAATGTTGCAGATCAGCCGGATTTGTGTTCGTTTTATGTGCCTGCAACGATTTGCCGCGGCGACCTGACACTGGCAATCTCGACAAATGGAGCCAATCCGTCGTTGGCCAAAGCGATTCGTTTATCTCTGGAAGAGGCGTTTGGCGAGGAGTTTGCGCTGTTTTTGACCATGATGCGGCAAGTGCGGAACGAAATAAAAAACAAGATTGCCGATCCGGACGAGCGTACAGAATTTTATCGAAATTTGCTACAATCGGATATATTGAAAGATTTGGCACATCAGGATCTGTCGTTTGCCTGGCAGACGTTTGCAACGAAGATAAAGGAGTGGGAAGCACATGAACGCACTGCGTGTCGGAACTCGTCAAAGCCAGTTGGCATTGACACAGACCAACTGGGTTTGTCAACAGATCCAACACATACACAATGA
- the cobA gene encoding uroporphyrinogen-III C-methyltransferase has protein sequence MNRIGKVYLVGAGPGDPNLITVKGKQCIERADVILYDRLVSPSLLNRIPAGVEKVFVGKLPDRHVRPQEEINQLLVDYALQGKIVTRLKGGDPFVFGRGGEEAEMLARHGVPFEIVPGITSAIAVPAYAGIPVTHRDYTTSFTVVTGHEHPDKEHSGIQWQQIAESDNTAIFLMGVGQIRHITEQLLHFGRSEQTPVALIRWGTRVEQRTLTGTLGMIADMVEQQRFKGPAIIVIGDVVRLREQLAWFEKKPLFGKRMVVTRARQQASQLSAWIEDMGGEAYECPVIAICPPADEKPMREALQNIRTFQWVVFTSANGVDSFFSMMRRQQVDVRSLAAVKIAAIGEKTAEALQQRGIVPELVPQEYVAEALADALLKVVQPTDRILLPRADLARKTLPTLLRQHGCEVVEVDAYSTKKVTDGMEELLELLQTGAVHLITFTSSSTVRNFVIGLQETLQNTVRDEQCHGELPEFSTEDAAAKRVQELLAHVKIACIGPITADTARSMGLSVQIQAETYTIEGLTEAILHNEGSKGV, from the coding sequence TTGAATCGAATCGGAAAGGTATATTTGGTTGGTGCCGGACCAGGAGATCCGAATCTCATTACGGTCAAAGGGAAACAATGTATCGAACGGGCTGATGTAATTTTATACGATCGATTGGTCAGTCCGAGTTTGCTCAATCGGATTCCTGCCGGCGTCGAGAAAGTATTTGTGGGAAAATTGCCGGATCGTCATGTTCGTCCGCAAGAAGAGATCAACCAATTATTGGTGGATTATGCGTTGCAGGGAAAAATCGTCACACGTCTGAAAGGCGGCGACCCTTTTGTCTTTGGCAGAGGCGGAGAAGAAGCGGAAATGCTGGCGCGGCATGGCGTTCCCTTTGAAATCGTGCCGGGCATTACGTCGGCGATTGCCGTCCCGGCATACGCCGGCATCCCGGTCACACATCGCGATTATACAACATCGTTTACAGTCGTCACCGGACATGAACATCCCGATAAAGAACATTCGGGTATCCAATGGCAGCAGATTGCCGAGTCGGATAACACGGCCATTTTTTTGATGGGTGTAGGGCAGATCCGCCATATTACCGAGCAATTGCTTCATTTCGGACGCAGCGAGCAGACGCCGGTAGCGCTCATACGGTGGGGTACACGGGTAGAGCAGCGCACATTGACAGGTACATTGGGCATGATTGCGGATATGGTGGAACAGCAGCGCTTTAAAGGGCCTGCCATCATTGTCATCGGCGATGTGGTGCGTTTGCGGGAACAGCTTGCATGGTTTGAAAAAAAACCTTTGTTTGGCAAACGGATGGTTGTCACTCGTGCCCGCCAACAGGCAAGCCAACTGTCCGCATGGATTGAAGACATGGGCGGAGAGGCGTATGAATGCCCGGTGATTGCCATTTGTCCGCCGGCAGATGAAAAGCCCATGCGGGAAGCATTGCAAAACATCCGTACGTTTCAGTGGGTCGTGTTTACCAGTGCAAATGGTGTCGACAGCTTTTTTTCCATGATGCGCCGACAACAGGTCGATGTCCGTTCGTTAGCTGCGGTCAAAATTGCCGCCATCGGTGAGAAAACAGCCGAAGCGCTGCAGCAAAGAGGGATCGTGCCGGAGCTTGTACCGCAAGAATACGTGGCGGAAGCATTGGCGGATGCGTTGTTGAAAGTTGTACAGCCAACGGATCGCATTCTTTTGCCGCGAGCGGATCTGGCAAGGAAGACGCTGCCGACTCTGCTTCGACAGCATGGCTGTGAAGTGGTGGAAGTGGATGCGTATTCGACAAAAAAGGTTACAGATGGGATGGAAGAACTGCTTGAGCTGCTGCAAACAGGTGCTGTGCATCTGATCACATTTACAAGCTCCTCGACCGTTCGCAATTTTGTCATCGGTTTGCAGGAAACCCTCCAAAATACAGTGCGAGATGAACAATGCCATGGGGAGCTCCCGGAATTTTCAACCGAGGATGCTGCAGCGAAACGCGTGCAAGAATTGCTTGCACATGTGAAAATTGCCTGCATTGGGCCCATCACAGCGGATACGGCAAGATCTATGGGGCTGTCTGTGCAAATTCAGGCAGAAACGTATACAATTGAAGGATTAACGGAAGCGATTTTACATAATGAAGGAAGTAAGGGCGTGTAA
- the hemC gene encoding hydroxymethylbilane synthase, which translates to MNALRVGTRQSQLALTQTNWVCQQIQHIHNDVTIETVKIVTKGDRILDVALSKVGGKGLFIKEIEQALLDGTVDFAVHSMKDMPAEMPEGLMIGAVPVREDVRDVVIAKDGCKFQDLPFGAVVGTSSLRRSIQLKAARPDLRIVPLRGNIDTRLRKLRDGQEGLDAIVLAAAGLERMGWAEQITERIPVDLCIPAAGQGALAIQCRSDDRATREILLALNDAPTEKAVQAERTFLGRLNGGCQIPIGAHASFVPGEDGLLEMIAIVGDTTGARILRAKATGTDPVQLGHTVADQLFAQGAKEILASVREELNRS; encoded by the coding sequence ATGAACGCACTGCGTGTCGGAACTCGTCAAAGCCAGTTGGCATTGACACAGACCAACTGGGTTTGTCAACAGATCCAACACATACACAATGACGTTACCATTGAGACTGTCAAAATCGTCACAAAAGGCGACCGGATTCTCGATGTGGCATTATCCAAAGTTGGCGGCAAAGGTTTGTTTATCAAAGAGATCGAACAGGCATTGCTGGATGGTACGGTAGACTTTGCCGTTCACAGCATGAAAGATATGCCTGCGGAAATGCCGGAAGGTCTGATGATTGGAGCGGTTCCGGTCCGTGAAGACGTGCGCGATGTAGTGATTGCGAAAGACGGGTGCAAGTTTCAGGATCTTCCGTTCGGTGCGGTTGTCGGAACAAGCAGTCTGCGCAGAAGCATTCAATTGAAGGCTGCCCGTCCGGATCTGAGAATTGTGCCTTTGCGCGGCAATATCGATACTCGTCTGCGCAAGCTGCGGGATGGGCAGGAAGGATTGGATGCCATCGTTCTGGCGGCGGCGGGGCTCGAACGAATGGGCTGGGCGGAACAAATTACAGAGCGGATTCCTGTCGATCTGTGTATCCCGGCTGCCGGACAAGGGGCATTGGCGATTCAATGCCGCAGTGATGACAGGGCGACGAGAGAGATTCTCTTGGCGTTAAACGATGCGCCTACAGAAAAAGCGGTACAGGCAGAACGGACATTTTTGGGCCGGCTAAACGGCGGCTGCCAAATCCCGATTGGCGCACATGCCAGCTTTGTGCCGGGGGAAGACGGACTGTTGGAAATGATTGCGATCGTCGGTGATACAACGGGTGCGCGAATTTTGCGTGCAAAGGCGACGGGAACCGACCCGGTGCAATTGGGGCACACGGTTGCGGATCAGTTGTTTGCACAAGGTGCCAAGGAGATTTTGGCATCTGTACGAGAGGAGTTGAATCGTTCTTGA
- a CDS encoding cytochrome C assembly family protein, giving the protein MIDSLRLYDWITFFYAVSVFLYFIDFIQPSRRANRYAFWTLAVVWGLQTIFFIERMRALNYVPVFTTFEATIFFAWLLNTFALIINYLYKMELFTFLVNIIGFAFVAFDIFARKGATQLSAPMQGDLLVIHVSMALISYAAFSLACIVSIMYLFQHYMLKLKKWTPFFRRLPALERLDNLSFQMVKLGFPTLLIAMILGAIWYRVVFGHFLWLDAKPLVSLLLLIVYGVYLYLRVVLGWAGRRLAWLNVLGFCIVIVNYVLVGKFMSNFHKWG; this is encoded by the coding sequence TTTTTATGCAGTCAGTGTATTTTTGTACTTTATTGATTTCATACAGCCAAGCCGGCGGGCAAATCGGTATGCGTTTTGGACACTTGCTGTCGTTTGGGGACTGCAAACCATATTTTTTATTGAACGGATGCGGGCACTGAATTATGTGCCCGTCTTTACTACGTTTGAGGCGACGATTTTTTTTGCCTGGCTGCTCAATACATTTGCGTTGATTATCAACTATCTGTACAAAATGGAATTGTTCACGTTTCTTGTGAATATTATCGGGTTTGCATTTGTGGCATTCGACATCTTTGCACGCAAAGGCGCGACACAGCTTTCCGCGCCGATGCAAGGCGACTTGCTGGTGATCCATGTAAGTATGGCATTGATCAGTTATGCCGCATTTTCTTTGGCCTGCATCGTTTCGATTATGTATTTATTCCAGCACTATATGTTAAAGTTAAAGAAATGGACGCCTTTTTTCCGGCGCCTCCCTGCGCTGGAGCGGTTGGACAACTTGTCTTTTCAAATGGTGAAGCTGGGGTTTCCCACCTTATTGATCGCCATGATTTTGGGTGCTATCTGGTATCGGGTGGTCTTCGGACATTTTCTTTGGCTGGATGCAAAGCCTCTTGTTTCCTTGCTTTTGTTAATCGTATATGGGGTGTACTTGTATCTGCGGGTCGTTTTGGGCTGGGCCGGACGCAGGCTCGCTTGGTTAAACGTGTTGGGCTTTTGTATCGTCATTGTCAATTACGTATTGGTCGGGAAATTCATGTCGAATTTTCATAAATGGGGTTAA